One Passer domesticus isolate bPasDom1 unplaced genomic scaffold, bPasDom1.hap1 HAP1_SCAFFOLD_37, whole genome shotgun sequence genomic window carries:
- the LOC135292577 gene encoding LOW QUALITY PROTEIN: putative RNA polymerase II subunit B1 CTD phosphatase RPAP2 (The sequence of the model RefSeq protein was modified relative to this genomic sequence to represent the inferred CDS: inserted 1 base in 1 codon; substituted 1 base at 1 genomic stop codon): MAMMVTRTGKPRWQRAGNKHSAAQKNEDAAQRKADLEAALRNKIECEKKALSIVEQLLEEDITEEFLLNCGKCITPSHYNEVVDERSIIKLCRYPLCQNKLENVPKQKYRISTKTKRVYDINERKCFCSNFCYRASKYFEAQISKSPVWMREEEKPPDIELLKEGWNGRSGEEVKLRDEVIKASDIENPRISSDPCESGSHDTASDSSTDTEQEFISSILPGSQSSSANFAQQLHRKSILKKKHAQKVQASPKTEDADVVEATEQLSHCKLDTQEERHTCSVHNEVTAPPSDNTAPGKSSASEIFENTCGSQIVFLGVSKRRAEHLKRILAKSTEHKNLELRHSVNSKGSLLGELRQTLMEWRTEETLKFLYGPNYTSLGSSECIASFSQETEELDEDDLDTADDLNTVVVGESENSLNYSLPFTGSGGIVKPVPSYEKLKEETEFLELRVREFYKXRCVLAEEAATQVQAGEHLSKDKDDQQEDLTFPLVDSNAQMQIRRXIVLEKLRKALSSVLGPLHIASGDVYTELKNLVKTFRLTNRNIIHRMPEWTLIAIVLLSVLSQTTLLFKNTQTSPMYTQFLTTLLKELHFKNEDLESLTRIFRMD; the protein is encoded by the exons ATGGCGATGATGGTGACCAGGACGGGCAAGCCCCGCTGGCAGCGCGCAGGAAATAAGCATTCAGCTGCTCAGAAAAATGAAGATGCTGCTCAGAGGAAAGCAGATCTGGAGGCTGCACTGAGAAACAAGATTGAATGTGAGAAAAAAGCATTGTCTATTGttgagcagctcctggaagaGGACATTACTGAAGAGTTCCTTCTAAATTGTGGAAAATGTATTACTCCATCTCACTATAATGAGGTTGTTGATGAACGGTCTATCATCAAACTGTGTCGTTATCCTCTATGTCAGAATAAGCTGGAAAATGTGCCAAAGCAGAAGTACAGAAtttcaacaaaaacaaagaGAGTTTATGATATCAATGAAAGAAAGTGCTTTTGCAGCAACTTTTGCTATAGAGCATCTAAATATTTTGAAGCTCAAATTTCCAAAAGTCCAGTGTGgatgagagaagaagaaaaacctcCAGACATAGAGCTGCTGAAGGAGGGATGGAATGGACGGTCTGGAGAAGAGGTGAAACTACGTGATGAAGTAATTAAAGCATCTGACATTGAAAATCCTAGGATATCTTCGGATCCATGTGAATCTGGTTCTCACGACACAGCCAGTGACAGCAGTACTGATACTGAGCAAGAATTTATTTCTTCTATCCTACCAGGAAGTCAGTCAAGTTCAGCCAATTTTGCACAGCAACTGCACAGAAAAAGCATCCTCAAAAAGAAGCATGCTCAGAAAGTCCAGGCCAGCCCTAAAACTGAAGATGCAGATGTGGTAGAAGCCACTGAACAACTCTCTCATTGTAAATTAGACACTCAGGAAGAAAGACACACTTGCTCTGTTCATAATGAAGTAACTGCACCACCTTCAGACAATACTGCTCCTGGGAAATCAAGTGCTTCAGAAATCTTTGAAAATACATGTGGATCACAGATAGTTTTTCTAGGTGTGAGCAAAAGAAGAGCGGAACATCTTAAAAGAATATTAGCTAAGTCAACAGAACATAAAAACCTTGAACTGAGGCATTCAGTTAATTCTAAAGGCAGTTTACTAGGAGAGCTTAGGCAAACACTTATGGAATGGAGAACTGAGGAAACTTTAAAATTTCTCTATGGCCCAAACTATACTTCTTTGGGCTCATCAGAGTGCATAGCATCTTTCAGCCAGGAGACTGAAGAGCTTGATGAGGATGACTTAGATACAGCTGATGATCTCAACACTGTTGTTGTAGGGGAGTCTGAAAACAGTTTGAACTACTCTTTACCTTTCACAGGCTCAGGTGGAATAGTTAAGCCTGTGCCTAgttatgaaaaattaaaagaagaaacagagTTCCTAGAACTCCGAGTAAGAGAGTTCTATA GAAGGTGCGTTTTGGCTGAGGAGGCAGCCACACAAGTGCAAGCAGGGGAACATCTAAGCAAAGACAAAGATGATCAACAGGAAGATCTCACCTTCCCACTTGTTGATTCAAACGCACAAATGCAGATTAGGAGGTGAATTGTCCTTGAAAAACTGAGAAAAGCATTATCTTCAGTTTTGGGCCCTCTTCACATTGCTTCAGGTGATGTCTACACAGAGCTAAAAAATCTTGTCAAAACTTTCAGGTTAACAAACAGAAATATTATACACAGAATGCCTGAATGGACTCTCATTGCTATTGTTTTGTTATCTGTATTGTCACAAACAACTCTGCTTTTCAAGAATACTCAGACAAGCCCAATGTACACACAGTTCCTGACCACATTACTGAAAGAACTGCATTTCAAAAATGAAGATCTGGAAAGTTTAACAAGAATATTTAGAATGGACTGA
- the LOC135292539 gene encoding zinc finger protein 436-like — protein MAQEPHAELHLTVQQRSHTGERSYECDKCRKRFQTSSSLLQHEHIHTEERPFHCPDCGKGFRNNFSLIRHRCIHTGERPYKCPKCGKSLSLSSHLIVHQGSHTKEQPYDCGQCGKSFSMSPSLIKHQMIQTGERPYKCDECWMRFHTSSDLLHLQIHTEERPFCCPDCRMEFKHNSHLVRHWRIHSGEKPYECPRCGKSFSTNSHLTRHQQSHR, from the exons atggcCCAGGAGCCCcatgcag agcttcacctgACTGTCCAGCAGAGaagccacactggggagaggtcTTACGAGTGTGATaaatgcaggaagaggtttcagaccagctccagtctgCTCCAGCATGAACACATTCACACAGAAGAGAGGCCCTTccactgccctgactgtgggaagggcttcaggaACAACTTCTCTCTCATCAGGCACCGgtgcatccacactggggagaggccctacaagtgtcccaagtgtgggaagagccTCAGCCTGAGCTCCCATCTGATTGTCCACCAGGGGAGTCACACGAAGGAACAGCCCTATGACTGTGggcagtgtgggaagagcttcagcatGAGCCCCTCCCTGATCAAACACCAGATGATCCAGACAGGGGAGAGGCCTTACAAGTGTGATGAGTGCTGGATGAGGTTTCATACCAGCTCTGATCTCCTGCACCTGcagattcacacagaggagaggcccttctgctgccccgactgcagGATGGAGTTCAAACACAACTCCCATCTTGTCAGGCACTGGCGCATCCACAGTGGGGAGAAGCCCTATGAGTGTCCCcggtgtgggaagagcttctccacGAACTCTCACTTGACCAGACACCAACAAAGCCACCGctaa